From one Gadus morhua chromosome 8, gadMor3.0, whole genome shotgun sequence genomic stretch:
- the cdc20 gene encoding cell division cycle protein 20 homolog → MAQFGFENDIQGILKLDMPITNAPMARWQRKASTSTSSALPSPGKSVNLSLTTSKTPSKTPGKNIKCTPSKVGGDRFIPIRNGQQLDVASFLLTKENEPLDPNNPALENQKAWSVSLNGYAVEEAKILHLGGKPLNAPEGYQNNLKVLYSQVTPSSVKKTRYISSVPDRILDAPELRNDFYLNLLDWSSRNLLAVALHDNVYLWDATRGEITLLMKMEREEDYITSVSWTKEGNYLAIGTSDFKVQLWDVENQKRLRSMTSHTARVGSLSWNDHILSSASRSGHIHHHDVRVANHHIYTLEGHTQEVCGLEWSPDGRYLASGGNDNMVYVWPGLGEGSIGNESQSLHCWSEHQGAVKALAWCPWQPNILASGGGTSDRHIRVWNVNSGSCISALDTQSQISSLVFAPNYKELVSGHGYAHNNVVIWKYPSLTKVAELAGHEDRVLNLALSPDGSTVATVAGDETVRLWKSFELDPIKKKATRMLKSTSSVIHQTIR, encoded by the exons ATGGCTCAATTCGGATTCGAAAACGATATTCAAGGCATTTTGAAGTTGGACATGCCAATCACAAACGCGCCCATGGCCAGATGGCAGAGAAAAGCCAGTACCTCAACCTCCTCCGCTTTACCATCACCTGGGAAGTCTGTCAACCTTTCGTTGACCACATCGAAGACCCCAAGCAAAACTCCAG gaaaaaatataaaatgcacACCATCCAAAGTTGGAGGCGATCGCTTCATCCCGATCAGAAACGGACAGCAGCTCGATGTGGCCAGCTTCCTGTTAACCAAGGAGAATGAACCTCTGGATCCAAACAACCCCGCGTTG GAGAACCAGAAGGCGTGGTCAGTCTCTCTCAATGGGTACGCCGTTGAAGAGGCAAAGATCTTGCACCTTGGTGGAAAGCCTTTGAATGCCCCCGAAG GTTACCAAAACAACCTAAAGGTCCTTTACAGTCAAGTCACGCCTTCTTCAGTCAAAAAGACGAGATACATCTCGTCGGTTCCTGATAGGATCTTGGACGCTCCAGAGCTCAGAAATGACTTTT ACCTGAACCTGCTCGACTGGAGCAGCCGGAACCTTCTCGCTGTGGCGCTACATGACAACGTCTACCTGTGGGACGCCACCCGAGGCGAAATCACGCTGTTGATGAAgatggagcgggaggaggactACATAACCTCCGTCTCCTGGACCAAAGAGGGCAATTACTTGGCCATAGGAACCAGTGACTTCAAGGTTCAG TTGTGGGATGTGGAGAATCAGAAGCGCCTGCGAAGCATGACTAGCCACACTGCTAGAGTGGGCAGCCTGAGTTGGAACGACCACATTCTGTCCAG TGCGTCACGTTCAGGACACATCCACCACCACGACGTCCGGGTGGCCAACCACCACATCTACACGCTGGAGGGCCACACGCAGGAGGTGTGCGGCCTGGAGTGGTCCCCCGACGGCCGCTACCTGGCCAGTGGCGGCAACGACAACATGGTGTACGTGTGGCCCGGTCTTGGCGAAGGCAGCATCGGCAACGAGAGCCAGTCCCTCCACTGCTGGAGCGAGCACCAAGGTGCAGTTAAG gCTTTGGCTTGGTGCCCATGGCAGCCAAACATTCTGGCATCCGGCGGCGGCACCAGTGACCGACACATCCGTGTCTGGAACGTCAACAGTGGCTCCTGTATCAGTGCGCTTGACACACAGTCCCAG ATCTCCTCGTTGGTGTTTGCACCTAACTACAAGGAGCTGGTGTCGGGCCACGGCTACGCCCACAACAACGTGGTCATCTGGAAGTACCCGTCCCTCACCAAAGTGGCTGAGCTCGCCG GCCATGAAGACAGGGTGCTCAACTTGGCTCTGAGCCCGGACGGCTCCACTGTCGCCACGGTAGCCGGCGACGAGACGGTGCGCCTCTGGAAGAGCTTTGAGCTGGACCCCATTAAGAAGAAGGCGACGCGGATGTTGAAGTCCACCAGTAGCGTCATTCACCAGACCATTAGGTGA
- the elovl1a gene encoding elongation of very long chain fatty acids protein 1a, producing the protein MLQEIMANVLRLHALVIQRTDDRLRGYLLMHSPVLMTLILLTYVFLSVYAGPRFMANRKPLDLKAPMVVYNFSMVVMNGYIVHQFLVWGWGTTYSWRCDLCDFSSSTQALGMVRASWIFYISKYIELLDTLFFVLRKKQSQITFLHVFHHSFMPWTWWWGITLTPVAGMGNFHSMINAGVHVIMYFYYGLSSAGPRFQKYLWWKKYLTAVQLIQFIMVSVHISQYYFMKDCDYQVPLWILLIWMYGTLFFFLFAHFWVQAYIKGKRLPVAHPKENGVAPATVKELENGTAPYLSNGKVLVNKVKEI; encoded by the exons ATGCTGCAAGAAATCATGGCAAATGTTTTACGGCTCCACGCCCTCGTTATACAGAGAACTG ATGACCGGTTGAGGGGCTACCTATTGATGCACAGCCCCGTACTGATGACCCTCATCTTGTTGACCTACGTCTTCCTCTCGGTGTACGCGGGACCCCGCTTCATGGCCAACCGCAAGCCCCTCGACCTCAAGGCCCCCATGGTGGTCTACAACTTTTCCATGGTAGTCATGAATGGATACATAGTGCATCAG TTCTTAGTGTGGGGATGGGGAACGACGTACTCGTGGCGGTGTGATCTGTGTGACTTCTCAAGCAGCACACAGGCCCTTGGG ATGGTTCGAGCATCCTGGATCTTTTATATTTCGAAGTACATTGAGCTTCTTGACACT CTATTCTTTGTCCTGAGAAAGAAACAGAGCCAGATCACGTTCCTCCATGTCTTCCACCACTCGTTTATGCCCTGGACCTGGTGGTGGGGCATCACCCTGACCCCTG TCGCAGGAATGGGCAACTTCCACTCCATGATAAATGCAGGGGTCCACGTGATTATGTACTTCTACTACGGGCTCTCGTCTGCAGGACCCCGCTTCCAGAAGTACCTCTGGTGGAAGAAGTACTTGACAGCCGTCCAGCTG ATCCAGTTCATTATGGTGTCGGTGCACATCAGCCAATACTACTTCATGAAGGACTGCGACTACCAGGTGCCTCTGTGGATCCTCCTCATCTGGATGTACGGAACGttattcttcttcctcttcgcCCACTTCTGGGTGCAGGCCTACATTAAGGGCAAGCGGCTCCCCGTGGCCCACCCCAAGGAGAACGGCGTGGCACCCGCCACGGTCAAGGAACTAGAAAACGGAACGGCGCCCTACCTGTCAAACGGCAAAGTGCTCGTGAACAAAGTAAAGGAAatctaa